agtaccGATGGGAAattgaaaggaggaaagagatggtTCTAATACTCTTACTATCTAAAATTTCCAAAAGCCGTACTCTGTCTTCAGTGACAGGTGCTTCTTGCCTGGCCAGGtcaggcctatctaacctactCTATCTATAAAATATTGACTAACTACCTATCCTCCTAATTAAACAGGCATTCATCACCCAGACTCCTGAAACCAGATTTTATTCTCCAACTGTCAGTAGCCGAGACAGAGCTCCTGCTCCCTCAAGGTCCCGAGGCAAAAGACCCCAAACTGCCACCTTCCCTTCCTTTAACCCCCTCATCTCCTAGGgaacagaatcttcagctctggctaaCCGGCACCTGCCAGTTCTCCTTGACTTAGAAATCCTGCActcttgcctcttaaagagacagagggagagattaagaaaatccctttaatagAGGTGAATAGGATAACAATGATGAGATTAAAGGGGAACCaggtagctctgtggatagagaaccaaaccTGAAGAtaagaaggtcttgggttcaaatctggcctcagacacttctagctgtctgaccctgggcaagtcccctaacCTCCATTATCTggtccttattactcttctgcaggggtccccaaacttcgatcgggccacatgcggccccctgaggccatgtatccagccaccaccgcacttccggaaggggcagctctttcattggtggtcagtgagaggagcactggatGTGGCGGCGCCACAAAGCGAGGCGTCGCTCATGCAcggtactacttccggtgacatcatcctttgcatggcgcctcgttctgagagtaactgaacaagaacgaggcgCCGTGCAAAGGactatgtggctgcacaatggaagacgtcagcatggtgagcgggatctggggaggggattctgctgtaaaaatggagatttgaaccccagacttcaatccccagaagtccttggcagttcccagaattccctgtaatATCACGtgaatccccacctgggccgagaacaaaatttgtatttaagcTGACTGGACCGCCTACTTGgcctctctgcttccgcttctggGCTCACGCGTCTCTCCACCAGGCAGGCAATGCAGCGAGTAGGTCACACATGATGTCTTATTTTGTGTCTCTTTATTTCTTAACTCTAATCATCTTGAATGAGCCTCTGAAAAGATAACCCTTTTAGCAGAGAAACGAATTTAACTGCTAGCCGGCACTGTGTCTACTGCTGCCGGTTAGGGCTGGTGCTTAGAGTCCGGCCGCCAGCGGTCTGAGGGACGGTGAAGTGGCCCCTGCTCTTCCGCCTGACAACTGAGTCATGGGATTGATTCTGACACGGAAGGCAAAGGTTtcaaagcaaacaacaaaaactgaTGTGGGAAGAGCAGcgagaaacctgggaagaaccATCTAAATGTCACAAAATGAAAAGCTTTTTACAAGTGAGGGGGGGGCAGCTATGCCACATCACATGAAGGAAAGTGAGTGAGAACCAATCAGCGAGCAACGGGAGGCGACTTAGAGAAACTACGGACTGGGAAGCAACGCGGATCCTTACAATGTAGCCATGAACGTAACGACGGCCTTGAGTTTGTCTTAATGTTCAATGTTGCTTTGTATaaaaaactcaattaaaaaaataccagACCAAGAAGGGGAAAGATTGGGTCAAACTGCTACTCCCTGGACAGTCCGACTCATAGCAGGTAGCTGGCGTCCTTCTttgcctttgtttttgaagatgaCCAGCGCGGCCATGCAGAAGCGTCCTGCCTTATCCAGCCATTGGAATGAAGTGAGGCAGAGCGGCACAAAACCGATTCTCACGTGCTCTCCTAGAGTCATCAACGCCCACTGccaagacagaagtcaggatgactggggaGGGCCCAGACTGCAGTAGGTGGCCTTGGGggtctttgatatctgaccaaactCTAGACGCTTCACAGCCCCTGCCTCCATCACTCTCATGGAGTTGTCACCTTCCCcttccactgggggaagtctttCCTTGCTGGCGATAGACACCCCcaactgtggaagaggcatgaagagagagaggactcGCGAGCCAGGTCaggcaagaaacaaggctggggacctgatctgcaaaaatCAAGATGAAGATTCCAAACGggggcagttgaagctggccgGGGGAGGAACGGATTCTCTCTCTGGGGCTGACTGatcaagaaaggagagagaaacctCGGCTCTGGGTTTTTTTCTGACCAAGAGAGGCAAGCCCGGCtggaaggggaagaagctgaactgatcctattagcttctgtcccaagctaaaggacccttgaggggggcttctgaaattaggctgagagaccttggtggttttgtgaattgaaagaagaaaagaagactttcagttgtcctccatctctgactgtccctctatcacagctgtgacttcccaaaccctcataatcttcattttagattagggaaaccctcatccctctcacctcagtctccttgtcctgttatcccaataagccccttacctgagaaaagaaaggaagaagtttttcctcataaatatcacagtccactcaggggggaaaggcaaagccacaagcttcagaagaaactgggaaggagagggtggaagaagggagggagtgaagggaggaggaggttaggaaatatattgatctactagtcatcagtagaaatcagtaggcaaaccccagagcattcccctgtggcagcatctctCATCTATCCCCATTGTAACTAGGTAGCCTCAAGTGTCCCAtactagcagctctctctagtcacaagccagagtatccaGTCACCTCAACAAGAAATAGTCACACAGATTATCCATTTATTACACAACTCACTGATGTCTCATttgttactctcaacctggtttagctcatctgccAAGATGGGTTTACCAGGGAGTGGCCACGGTGCaagctacagcttcttgaagccataggtgagagttgggtgaaacgTGGACACCAAcagtagatgagcagccctgaaagaGCTTGGAAAGCCCTCATATCATATGAACTCCCTGCCTTGGCTAGGCTAATACAATTCTCCAAGGAGTTTGaggcatttttttaaagtcaagtGAGTTTTGATGGTTAGAACTAAAGCAGATATTTCATTATGCAatcatttaaagttttttaataaagatattttattttaccaatcacACATAGTAATGAATTTGCAtataatttttccaaagttatgtgttccaaattgtctccttccctcccttccttcactttcctggagctggcaaacaattcaatttagggtatacatatattatcatgcaaaacacatttctctaTTGCtcattttgtaagagaataagcatataaaaccaaccccccccccaataaaacccCCAAAGTACTAAAGCGAATAGTCGTATGCTCtgatctgtattccaactccaacagttctttttctggtggtggagagcattctttgtcgtCAGTCCCTCAGAGCTGTCCTggaccattgtattgctgagagaagcTAAGTCTATCTCAGTTGATcactccacaatattgctgttactgtgtacagtgttctcctggttttgctgatttcactccgcatcagttcatggaggtcttttcagctctttctgaaatcatcctgttcatcattccttatagcacaatagtgtttcaTCACCATCACagaccacagtttgttcagccattccctaatcaagggacatccctttagttcccaattctttgccaccacagaacgagcagtgaaaaaaaattttgtatcctagactgtcttgttgagttcacttaccccaagtctattccactggccctcccttctgtctcttagccagcgccatattgttttgaggatcactgctttatagtacagcttGAGCCGTGGTACCACTAGGCCACCATCCaccatattttttccccttagttcccttgatatttttgaccttttgttcttccagctgaattctgttattctttttctagttctataaaatgggTTTTTGATCGTTTGAATGGTATGGCACTGAATCAGTAAACTAATTAGGCAGAATTGTCTCATTGTGGATTTAAAGAGCGGGtcttactttttatttaaaaaatgaaatacagatGACAAACCCAAAGCCGATGTTTTCCAAAACACCCAACATATCAGTCACATGAATAAACTGAGTGTGGGAATAATTTTAAAGCTCTCAATAATTCAAGAGCCCTTTCTCCGGCATTTAAGTGGATTCTGCTTTCAGCCCTCCCGCCATGACTGTAGGGAAAGGCATTAGAAGGCTCCAAAGCCTGGTTTGTCTATCTCTACCAGGAAAAtaacccgggggggggggggtcattctTCCATGTGACCAGCGAGGGCAGGGACTTGATAAAACTGGGTAACATCTATGAGATCTCTTGACCAGGGGAGGTCCCCAGACTCACCAGATTTGGGGTAAGTGGCAATCACAATGTCGTCTGGCCTCCACTGGAACCTCTCAATTCTCTCCCAGTTGTGTGCAAAGGCACAGACCATGGGGTATCCGTGGATGGTCTTCGGCTCCTTCCTGATGAAATCTGCTGGGGTGAGCATTCTGGGGGGAGTGCTGGGGCACAGAGAGAAGAGCAGAATCAAAATCAGACCCGAGGGCAGGCAACTGACACAGAAACAGGGCTTTGAAAGAACTACACACACTCTCAGCACATAAAGGGCAAGTGGGAACAAGGGCAGGGGCCGAGACCACGTGACTAATGGAACAAAGGTCTCTGGGAGAGAGGACGGTTGGAGTAAATTCAAACAAATGTCTCTGAACGCCTTCCTGCCACTTCTCAGTAGTGTGAGCCAGCGCCAGGCTGGAACGTCGTCACATGAGCCCCAGCTCGGTCCCCTTTTAGGGGTCTTCCCGAGCATCTGCTTTTAGACAAAGCCCTCGCCATCGAAATGACTGACGTTCCCACCAAATCCCATCCGCATTCCGGAAACTCTCCATTTCCTTCAGGGCTGTGCTTCTATCTAATCTGTCCACGGAGAGGGCAGTGTGGCTCAGCGGCTCTCTGCCTTGATAAGTCCCAGTCCCTGGGCGCTTCCTCCCCTGGTGGGAGGTGGACGGCTGGCCATCAGAGACGGGTCTCCTGCCCCTTTTCTCTCCAGGGGCACAGGGCTTGGAGACGCTGCTGAGTCAACGCTCGCTCGATGGCTTACTAATGCGCTTGGATTAAGGGCTTTGTGGCCCTGCCCTCCCCGCTCCCAGCTCAACCAAAGGAAGCCGGGCATAAAGAGATTCCAGAAGGAAGCTGGAAGAGTGACTAATCTTGGCTGCCTGTGGCTGGCCTACCACTCCAGCTGGACTTTCTTAAAGGGACATAGTCCAGGGATCCCGGAAAACAGAGGACTCCGAGTCCGTCCCGCCTCCTGTGCTCATTTCTTTGAAAAACGTTCTGAAAGGGAGTGCCCCTTCGCATAAAAGAAGTTCTGTTACTGGCCCACTTTCGGTGAGACTATTAAAAGAAAAACCCTTGTCTTAGAAGCAATGGCACGTATCCCTTCCATggcaaaagagcggtaagggctaggcaatggggggttcgtgacttgcccagggtcacacagtgaggaagtgtctgaggccagatttgaacccaagttctctagactcaaggcctggctctccatccactgagcctagCGTTCTcctctcttcatattttttttaaacaacttgtCTTTTTACTGGTTCAGGGAATAGCATCCAAGTGGCCCTGTAGTGGCCAGTGTTgtttggttgtgtctgactctctgtgaccccattgggggttttctcaGTAAAGATGCTGGGGGGGttggccatctccttctccagctcattttacagatgagga
This DNA window, taken from Monodelphis domestica isolate mMonDom1 chromosome 6, mMonDom1.pri, whole genome shotgun sequence, encodes the following:
- the LOC100010054 gene encoding sulfotransferase 1B1-like isoform X6, whose amino-acid sequence is MLGKTPKRGPSWGSCDDVPAWRWLTLLRSGRKAFRDICLNLLQPSSLPETFVPLVTWSRPLPLFPLALYVLRVCVVLSKPCFCVSCLPSGLILILLFSLCPSTPPRMLTPADFIRKEPKTIHGYPMVCAFAHNWERIERFQWRPDDIVIATYPKSVSYGSWFAHVKKWWAKKEDYPMLYLFYEDMKKNPKKEIVKVMQFLGMSLGDEVLEKIIRHTSFEMMKSNPLLNFTKIPSAMMDHDASCLMRKGTVGDWKNHFTVAQNEIFDVIYEKEMAGTSLKFCTEI